The Coprobacillus cateniformis DNA window CATTAGTTTTACAGGAGTAGGAGGTTCACTTGCTTGTTTCTATGCACCATACTATTATGTAAGTAGAGAAGCGAAAAATGTAACAACAAGTTATACTTCTTCTAATGAATTTGTTCATGATACACCATCATGTATTGGTGAAAACTCTATTGTTGTGATTTCATCTCGTGGTGGAAATACTGCTGAAACAGTTGAGGCAGGGCGTGTTGCAAAAAGATTAGGTGCAACTGTTATTGGAATGACACATGAAGAAGGGGATAACGGTATTCATGAGGTTTCTGACTATGTCATTTTGTTTAAAGATTTATCTGAGGATGTTTATGAGGTCAGCAAAACTGGATATATCTTACGTATTGCTATTGAAACACTACATCAGGTTGAAGGAACTGGAAATTATGAATTGATGCTTGATGCTATGAAAAAAATGAATACGCTTATCCCAGCTGCTGAAAAAGCAATTATTCCAGAAGCAATTAAGTTCTCAATCAACTATAAAGATGATAAGATTATCTACACAATGGGTTCTGGTACTGCTTGGTCAGCTGCTCAACAACAACAAATCTGTATTTTAATGGAAATGCAATGGATTCATTCTGCAGTTATCCATACTGGTGAATTCTTCCATGGACCATTTGAAATCACTAATCCAGATACAGCATTCTTATTATTAAAATCAACTGGTAAAACAAAACCATTAGACGAAAGAGCAATTTCTTTCTTAAGTCAATATAATCATCATTTTACAGTTATTGATGCAGAAAAATATGGTATGAACGAATTAGGTGAAGTGAGTGAGTATTTTGACTATGATTTCCATACAGCTATGTTAGGCGTTTTCAATCATTTACTTGCTGATATGAGAGACCATCCATTAAGTAAAAGAAAATATATGTGGAAATATCAATATTAGAGTGAACGATCTGACAGTCAAGACTGTCAGATTCATTCTTTAAAAGGGGTGATAAATATGTTTAAAGAGATGCGACGTCATTTACAAAAACTATCATTACAAGAAAATAAAGATATTCTAACAAAAGCCACATCAGGTGTTTTAGCAGTCAGTGGAGAAGATGGGTATCCTTATGCTGTTCCCATGAGTTTTGCATTTGATCATAAACGTTTGATTTTTCATTGTGCCAAAACAGGGCATAAATTAGAGAGTGTTTTGAGAAATGATAAAGTTTCTTTTTGTGTCATTGATCAAGATATTATTATTCCTAAAGAATATACAACCTACTTTCGAAGTGTCATTGTTTTTGGAAGGACACATATTCTACTTGACGAAAAAGAAAAGCAAAAAGCATTTGAAATATTAGCTGCTAAATACTCACCAAATGATCAAGAAGGACGTTTAGCAGAGATTCATAAATTGTTTAAACAAACAGTTATTATTGTTTTAGACATTGAATATATGAGTGGAAAAGAGTCTATTGAACTGAAAAACAAAACATAATGATAAAGGAGAGTGATAGATATGAGTGAAGGTAAAGCGCATTTCTATTGTGGGATTGTTGCTGTTATTTGGGGGTTAGGATTTATTGCAGTTGATCAAGCACTTCTATCATTCTCTTGTTTTGATATTTTGCTTATACGTTTTCTAGGTTCATCTATATTAGCATGGTTACTCATTATTAAAGATATCAAAAAGATTCATATCAAAACAGTTAAAAAAGGTGTCATTAATGGAACTTTCTTATTTATTGCTTATGCATTACAGACTTATGCACAAACATTAACAAGTGTTAGTAATAATGCTTTTCTTTCAGCTTCAGGTGTTGTGATGGTTCCTTATTTTTGTTATTTGGTCTTTAAGAAAAAACCAAACACAATACAAATCTTAAGTTCCTGTTTATGCTTGATTGGAATTGCTATTTTAACATCATCAAAAATGTCTTTTCAAGTTGGAGATATTCTTGCCTTAGGATGTGCTATTTTCTTTGCTATACATCTTGTCTCTTTACAATATACTTGTGTTTTAGAAGATAGCCGTGTCATCAATGCTGTTCAACTTTTAACAAGTGCTATTTTATCAATTCCTTGTACTTTGTTCTTTTCAAGAACGCCTACTGATATATCATTAATGTCTATTATGTCTTGCCTTTATATTGTTGTGTTTGCAACCTTTCTCTGTTTCTTTTTACAAACAAAAGCACAACAAGCTGCCAGTGCAAGTAGTTGTTCAGTAATTTTATCAACTGAAAGTCTATTTGCAGTTATCTTTTCAGTTATTTTACTCAATGAGAGTATTCATATTCATTTATTAGTAGGTGGATTGCTTATTCTTTTGTCAGTGATACTTGTTCAAACATCCTCCCTTAAAATTGTTATCAACAAAGTCATGAGAAAAGAATAAATGAAGAAAACATATCATAAAAGTGATATGTTTTTTTATTTTTTTAGGTTCAAATTACAAAATTTGAACATATAGACTTTAGTCAGTTGAGCATATGAAATATGCGAAACAAAAAAACCACCTGCTATGCGGGTGGAGCAATTAAAAAGTTTAACAATAGTATCACCTTTCCGGTATAATGAAGTTGTTCAAGCTATCATTAAAAGAAAGGAAAGGTGATTTGACTATGGCTAAAAAAGCAAATTCTTTAGCACACACAAAATGGATGTGTAAATACCATATTGTGTTCACACCTAAGTATAGACGAAAAGCGATATATAATCAATACCGAGAAGACTTAGGCGAAATATTGCGGACACTATGCAGGTATAGAGGAGTGGAAATCATAGAGGGGCATCTAATGATTGATCATGTGCATATGCTTGTGATGATACCACCAAAGGAAAGCGTATCGTCATTTATGGGATATCTGAAAGGGAAATCAGCATTGATGATGTTTGATAGACATGCCAATCTGAAATATCTGTACGGAAATAGACATTTCTGGGCAGAAGGGTATTATGTAAGCACAGTAGGATTAAACGATGAAACAGTCGCAAAATATATAAGGGAGCAGGAAGCTCATGATATAGCGATGGATAAATTAAGTGTGAAGGAATACAGGGATCCATTTGAAGAAAAGAGAATTACAAAGGAGAAGAAAAAAGAGAAAAAGAAAGGGAAGTAGAAAAAATCCCTTTGAGGGATAGCGAGAGTCAAAAGCGATAGCTTGAGCGAAGTGAAAGCAGCGCCTTGAGACGCGAGCAAGTAGCAAAGGCTTATAGCCGCAGAGAAAACCACGTCTTTTAGGCGTGGTTTTTATTTAAATATAAATATGTTTGCTTTTAGTACTGTATGATTAACTGCTTTCTATAATAGTACAGAAATTTTTGAGTGTAAAATGAGTATATTTGCCATATATCTTTGCTTTATCCAATTTTTTATATTTGAAAGAATGGAGTTATAGGATGAAATATAATATCAAGGGATATTTATTGATAAGTGGGAATACTTTATTATCTATGTAACAATAGAATGATGTCATGAAGTTATGAAAAATAATTTTCTTTCTTATGATGAGGGATATAATTATGTTCATTTGTCTAAATTAAAAAGAGTGGGGTGATAAATTGAAAAAAATAATCAAGTATGTTTTTTTGATTTTCTGTTTGATATTATGTAGTTGTCAAAATAACAAGCAATCTCCTAGTGAAACAGAAAAACAAAATATTCAAAACTTTATATCACAAATAGAAAGTGAAAGTCTAGAGTATAATCAGTTTATGATTGATTTTCAAAATATACAACAAAATCCTGAACTTCCTACAGGATGTGAAGTCACATCATTAGCTATGGTTTTAAATCATCTAGGTTATAAAATTGATAAATGCATATTGGCTGATGATTTCTTAAATAAAGGAGAAATAGGAAGCACAGATTTTTCAGAAGCCTTTGTAGGTAATCCAAGAGATGATGAGAGTTATGGATGCTATGCTAATGTTATTCAAGAATGTGCTCAGGATTACCTGACATCTATTGATGCTAAAGTGCAAGTTCTAAATCTGACTTCTACTGATTTTAAGACATTATTGCGTTATATTCAAAAAGGTATACCAGTTATCGTATGGACAACAATTGATTTAAATGAACCATATAGTACAATGGAATGGGAAATCAATGGTCATCATATTGAATGGTTAGCAAATGAACATTGTGTTGTCTTAACTGGTTATAATATAACTGATAATATTGTTTATGTTAGTGATCCACTTCAAGGTTCTGTTAAATATGATATGGATTTATTTATCAAAAGATATCATCAATTATCTTCACAGGCAATTGTCATTATATGATATGTAAGAAATAATAAAAAATTGGTTATAAAAGACCAATTTTTTTAAGTTCTTCTTTTAAATTCGCAAGATAGGGTAAGTGAATACCTTGAATACCTAATCGATTTCCTGCTTTTATATTTGCTAGTGAATCATCAATAAAAAGTGATTCTTCAGGATTTAAATGATAACGTTCTAAGAGAATCGTATAGATTTCTTCATCTGGTTTAACAACTTTTTCTTCAGCTGAAATAACACCACCCTCAAAGATATCAAAGAAATCATATTGTTGATACATTGTTTGAATTGCTTCTTTATGAAAGTTAGATAAGAGATATAAATGATAACCTTTCTTTTTTAATTCATAAGCTATTTCAACATTTTCTGTTATTGGAATTAACATTTGTGTCCAATTTTCTAAAACAGAAATAATTTCATCATGATAGTGAGGGTGTTTTAAAGTTAATGAATCAATAGCATCCTGTATCATCATTGTCCCCATATCTAATTCAACCCACTCATCACTTGCAAATATAATCATCATTAAATCTCCCATTTGAGGAGGAGAAAAATGTTTTTCTAGATATAATTCAGGTTGAAAACTTAATAATATATTACCAATATCAAAAATAATATTTTTCATAAAAGACTCCATTCATACAAAGTTCACATAAAATAACCATTATGTTCTTATATATTCTAACATGGAGGTATTCATGATGAAAGCATTTTTAGAAAAATACACTAGCATTAAATATATAATAATTTTTTTCATTATTTATATGATAGGATTTATATCTTTAGAAAACTGGACATCACCATACATGATAATAACTGATTCATGGATAGATAAATATATTCCTTTTAATGAATATTTTGTAATTCCTTACTTATTCTGGTTTGTATTTATTGCTTTAGGATTTGCTTACTTTGTTTTTATTGATCAAGTTGGATTAAAAAGAACTTGTTTCTATTTATTTTTAGGAATGAGTATCTCTTTGTTCATTTATTTTATTTTACCAAATGGACAGAATTTAAGAGTAGATATCCAACATGAAAATTTATTCCAAGATATTATTGCTTTTATTTACTCTATAGACTCATCAACTAATGTGTGTCCAAGCATCCATGTTTATAATAGTTTAATGATGATGATTTCTTTATTGAAAAGTGATAAAATAAAAATACATAGAATATTATCAATAGGAATTATAGGATTGGCATTCCTCATTTGTTTATCTACAGTTATGATTAAGCAACATGCTTTTATAGATGTCATTGTAGCTATGATTTTGGTTATTATTATTTATGTTATTGGAAACAGAAAATATGGATACTAGGAGAGAAAATATGAAGATAAGAGAAGCAAAAACATCTGATTATAATGAAATTTATAATTTGGTAAAAACAGCCTTTTTAACAGCACAAGTCAGTGATGGAAGTGAACAGGATTTTGTTTATGAATTAAGAAAGCGTGAAGGATATATTCCATCCTTAGAACTTGTTATGGAAGAACAGAATGAACTTGTTGGGCATGTGATGTTGACAAAACAAGTCATACATGGCATTGATGGGATAAGTCATGGTTTGTTAGTAGCACCTTTATGTGTCAAGAAAGAGTATAGAAATCAAAAAGTTGGCTCAAGACTAATGGAGGAAGCAATGAAACGTGCTCTTCAACTTGGATATACTTCCTTGTTTTTAGTTGGGAATCCTGAATATTATCATCGTTTTGGATTTCGTTCAACAAGATCATATGGAATTGAAAATCGAAGTGAGATTCCTGATGAATTTGTTATGGCAGTAGAATTAGTTGAAAATGTTCTTACTAAATGTGGTGGATATGTTGTTTTAGAATAAGGAAAGGTTAGAGAAACTTTTCTTTTTTTATTGACATATACATCGCAGTACGATACAATAGTGCTGTGATATATCAAAGTGCGATATAAAAGGAGGGGTGTAAATATGATTATAGATTTTTTATCAGCTGCATTTCCTTGGATAACTATAGGAATTGGAGTTGCAATAACTATCGTTTATATTAACAGTAGGGATGGTAAAAATGGAAGAAAAAATTAAAAGAGTATATATACCAATGACTGAAACAGGGTTCTATATTTTATTTTGTCTGCAAATTGAAATGCATGGTTATAACATTATTCAACGAGTCAGTCAAATGACAAATGGAGAAATTCAAATAGGGGCTGGGACAATGTATGGAAGCTTATCTAAAATGGAAAAGGATGGACTCATTCGTTTTACAAAAGAAGAAGGAAAAAGAAAGTGTTATCAAATAACACAATTGGGACAAGAGATATTAAACATTGAATTAAAAAGGATAGAAAGGTTATATAAGAATAGTAGAGAGGAGGTATTGTGATGGAAACGAAAATAATCAAAAAATTCTTTGGACTTGCAGATTTCCTTGATGAACAAAAGTTTTTAGAAGAACAACATAGTAATGGGTGGAAGTTTAAAAAATTTCATTGGTTACGAAAATATACTTTTGAAAAGGTTGAACCAGAAGACTATGTTTATCGATTGGATTATAATGAAGAAAATAAGGATGAAACGGATTATCTTCAAATGTTTGATGACTGTGGCTGGGAATA harbors:
- a CDS encoding SIS domain-containing protein is translated as MFDVKKMIEEITSEKEIKNISFTGVGGSLACFYAPYYYVSREAKNVTTSYTSSNEFVHDTPSCIGENSIVVISSRGGNTAETVEAGRVAKRLGATVIGMTHEEGDNGIHEVSDYVILFKDLSEDVYEVSKTGYILRIAIETLHQVEGTGNYELMLDAMKKMNTLIPAAEKAIIPEAIKFSINYKDDKIIYTMGSGTAWSAAQQQQICILMEMQWIHSAVIHTGEFFHGPFEITNPDTAFLLLKSTGKTKPLDERAISFLSQYNHHFTVIDAEKYGMNELGEVSEYFDYDFHTAMLGVFNHLLADMRDHPLSKRKYMWKYQY
- a CDS encoding pyridoxamine 5'-phosphate oxidase family protein, translated to MFKEMRRHLQKLSLQENKDILTKATSGVLAVSGEDGYPYAVPMSFAFDHKRLIFHCAKTGHKLESVLRNDKVSFCVIDQDIIIPKEYTTYFRSVIVFGRTHILLDEKEKQKAFEILAAKYSPNDQEGRLAEIHKLFKQTVIIVLDIEYMSGKESIELKNKT
- a CDS encoding DMT family transporter — encoded protein: MSEGKAHFYCGIVAVIWGLGFIAVDQALLSFSCFDILLIRFLGSSILAWLLIIKDIKKIHIKTVKKGVINGTFLFIAYALQTYAQTLTSVSNNAFLSASGVVMVPYFCYLVFKKKPNTIQILSSCLCLIGIAILTSSKMSFQVGDILALGCAIFFAIHLVSLQYTCVLEDSRVINAVQLLTSAILSIPCTLFFSRTPTDISLMSIMSCLYIVVFATFLCFFLQTKAQQAASASSCSVILSTESLFAVIFSVILLNESIHIHLLVGGLLILLSVILVQTSSLKIVINKVMRKE
- the tnpA gene encoding IS200/IS605 family transposase, whose product is MAKKANSLAHTKWMCKYHIVFTPKYRRKAIYNQYREDLGEILRTLCRYRGVEIIEGHLMIDHVHMLVMIPPKESVSSFMGYLKGKSALMMFDRHANLKYLYGNRHFWAEGYYVSTVGLNDETVAKYIREQEAHDIAMDKLSVKEYRDPFEEKRITKEKKKEKKKGK
- a CDS encoding C39 family peptidase; this translates as MKKIIKYVFLIFCLILCSCQNNKQSPSETEKQNIQNFISQIESESLEYNQFMIDFQNIQQNPELPTGCEVTSLAMVLNHLGYKIDKCILADDFLNKGEIGSTDFSEAFVGNPRDDESYGCYANVIQECAQDYLTSIDAKVQVLNLTSTDFKTLLRYIQKGIPVIVWTTIDLNEPYSTMEWEINGHHIEWLANEHCVVLTGYNITDNIVYVSDPLQGSVKYDMDLFIKRYHQLSSQAIVII
- a CDS encoding HAD family hydrolase yields the protein MKNIIFDIGNILLSFQPELYLEKHFSPPQMGDLMMIIFASDEWVELDMGTMMIQDAIDSLTLKHPHYHDEIISVLENWTQMLIPITENVEIAYELKKKGYHLYLLSNFHKEAIQTMYQQYDFFDIFEGGVISAEEKVVKPDEEIYTILLERYHLNPEESLFIDDSLANIKAGNRLGIQGIHLPYLANLKEELKKIGLL
- a CDS encoding phosphatase PAP2 family protein, which produces MMKAFLEKYTSIKYIIIFFIIYMIGFISLENWTSPYMIITDSWIDKYIPFNEYFVIPYLFWFVFIALGFAYFVFIDQVGLKRTCFYLFLGMSISLFIYFILPNGQNLRVDIQHENLFQDIIAFIYSIDSSTNVCPSIHVYNSLMMMISLLKSDKIKIHRILSIGIIGLAFLICLSTVMIKQHAFIDVIVAMILVIIIYVIGNRKYGY
- a CDS encoding GNAT family N-acetyltransferase, yielding MKIREAKTSDYNEIYNLVKTAFLTAQVSDGSEQDFVYELRKREGYIPSLELVMEEQNELVGHVMLTKQVIHGIDGISHGLLVAPLCVKKEYRNQKVGSRLMEEAMKRALQLGYTSLFLVGNPEYYHRFGFRSTRSYGIENRSEIPDEFVMAVELVENVLTKCGGYVVLE
- a CDS encoding PadR family transcriptional regulator, with amino-acid sequence MEEKIKRVYIPMTETGFYILFCLQIEMHGYNIIQRVSQMTNGEIQIGAGTMYGSLSKMEKDGLIRFTKEEGKRKCYQITQLGQEILNIELKRIERLYKNSREEVL